The Oscillatoria sp. FACHB-1406 genome includes the window AACCCGAAGCCGACCCCGAAAATGAAGTTATTAAAGTCGATATTGGGGTCGGAGGAACCGCCAAAACTGCGCCCGCCGAATAGTTCGATCTGGCTGTGGGGAGAAAGTTGATAGCTCAGGCGTGCAAGCAGTTCGTGGTAGCGATCGCTCCGTTCGATGCGGGTAAAATCGGTATAGACAAATTCGTATTCTAAGCCGAGTTCTAAGGCTTGGTAAGGGGTGTAGTTTAAGGCGGTTCTCAGTGAATGAAGGGTTTGCGATCGCGAGTCCGGTTCGGCAAAACTAAAACGCAGTAGGTAAGAAGTGTCTAGATTCAATCGGGCGGCAAGGGGATCTCGCCGTCGTAGTTGTCCGTAGAGCGTATGGCTATTAAGAAAACGATCGCCTCCCTCGCGCGCAAATAACTGTTGGTTTTCCCATCCCAGTTCGACTTCGGTGCGATCGAAAACAGTTTGGGAAACGCCAGCATTAAAATTCAACCCCTTGTAATCATAGTCGTATTGCTGTTGGTAACGATTCGTGCTGCCGCCAATGGAGGCAAAGAGGGTCGTTGTCGGTGTCACTTTCTGTAAGGTTAAAAACGTTAAGTTGGCTCGAAATAATCCGTCATCAATCGGATCGACTTCTGCAAAAACGTTGCTACTCCTCGAATATCCTATCCATCCGAGTAAATAGGCGTTTGCTTCAGCCTGCGGTTGGGGTTTAGGAAGTTCTTCGAGGCGCAAAGTCCCGAGTTCTGGGTCGCTGGGGGGAGTTTCACTTTCGGACTCGGGGGGATTTTGCGCGATCGCGGGAGCAAATTTTATTTCGGGTAGCGGTTCGACGCGATCGCGGGCTGGAACAAAGTATGATTCTCGAGAGTCTTCATGGGGTAAAGCAGCGATCGCGCCATCGCTCGCAACGGGATTGAGGGCAACAGATAAACCGAGAGTCGTTAAAAAAAACATATTTTATAGCTTTAAGATTTCTGGCGTTTAAATCCCAACATTCGACGAATTTTTAAGAGTTGCCGACAAACGCGGCGATCGCATTCATTAACATTTTCTGACATTTTCGCCTATTTCTCCCAATCGGGAATCGCTCTTTTTGACCTTTAGATTTCCGCATTATCACTCCCCCCAAGTCTCGCTCCCCATTAGTTATAGTTAGATCGAAAGAATTATTTAAGAACCGGAATTTTTGAGGAAAATGTTACGTTCTATCTTTCTCCTATCGCTTTGGATCGCGTGTAGTACATCCCCGTTCTTGTTTCCGGGGGCGGCAAAGGCGCAAACGGCGCTGACGCGAGCGGTTATTGAGTCGTTACGCAACCGCGCTCGCTTAATTCCGCAAAATCAAGCGGCTCGGGCGGCGCGCGCTTCCGATGCAATGCGTCCCGGCGATGCGATCGCAACGGCCGCCAGTTCGACGGTCGATTTGCGCTTTAACGATCGCTCCCTAGCGCGCTTGGGCGAACAAGCGGTGTTTCGGTTTGCACCCGGCACGCGATCGGTAGATTTAAGCCGGGGAACCTTGCTGTTACTCGCAACGCCGGGGCAAGGACGAACCAACGTGCGCACGCCGAATTCAGCCGCTGGGGTGCGCGGATCGGCATTATTCGTGCGCTACATCCCGGAGACGGACACAACTTTAGTTGGGGCGCTGACGAATTCTCAGATTGAGGTGTTTAATCGGGATGCGAGCGATCGCGTCGAATTGCGCGCCGGACAAATGGCTGCGATCGTGCAAGACCAAATTCGCAGTATTTATAATTTCGACCTGCAAACTTTTTATCAAACCAGTCCCTTAGTTGAAGATTTGAACCTCACTCAACTCGACGCGGGTACTGCCCCCGATGAGGCGATGAACCAAGTCCGCGCGGAGGTACAGGAAGGAGTAGAAACACAAACTCCCGTGCCATTGAATAGCGAAATTGTCAATCCAGACTTTACCCGTATGATTCCCCTCCCAGTTGTGGCTGGGAATCCCGAATCCGATGCTGACTTTCCCGAAGCCAATGCAACGGTTGTGAGTTTCGATCCGAGCGAGATTTCGGTCGGTCTGAATCGCCCGAATTTAGTTCCAAATCTAGCAACGCTGGGCAACCCGACCAATGTACGCTCGCTCGTAGCGGGCGGTGAAATTCAAACCTCTCTCCAGCGACAGGGTATTTTGGTAACATCCGGGGGTTCGGCGAACAACAACGGCTGTCGGGGTCAGGGAGGCTGCAATCGACCCAACCGTTCTAACAGACCCTCGGTTCCCCCCGGTCTCGATCCCTTGTTTGTTCCTCCCGGTCTCGATCCCTTGTTCGTTCCTCCCGGTCAAGTGAGGAAAAACCCATAAACGTCCATTCAATCTTGCAGCCTTTAAGCTGAAGTATCTTCAGTAAAGGCGATGGTTTCTGCTTCTGGATCCCAAGTAGCGTTCTGCGGCGCGATCGCCGATGTTTTTTCAGCGTCGCACACCGTCGTTTCGCTCCCCATCGCCAGCGCTTCGATTAACGGTTGTAGGTCGTTGAGAACTTCAGCCGCCGATTGATAGCGATCGCGAAAATCACTGCGAATCATCTTGCTAAGAATTCCCTTCAATGCCGGACTGACGCTAGCTTTGTCTTCCCAAGCAATCTCTCCCGTCTCCGGATTGTCGTTAAGCTTCGCCGGATGCAACAGCGTCAAAGCCCGAATTGCTAACATTCCCAGCGCATAGATATCGCTATTAAACCTCGGCTGTCCGAAGGTTTGTTCGGGCGGCGCATAGCCTCGAGAGCCGATCGCGATCGTTTTATGGCGTTCCTCATCAGTTTCGCCCACCCGAGCGCTGACCTCCTTCACTGCGCCAAAATCAATCAACACGAGCTTGCGATCGCTATGGCGGCGGATGATATTATCCGGTTTAAGGTCGCGGTGAATCACGTCGTTCGCGTGGACAAACTCGAGGATAGCCAGTAAATCCTGCAAAATTGACACGACTTGAGCTTCCGATAGTGCTACCTCGATAGATAACTCCCGAGACAGTAAATAACCATCGACAAACTCTTCCACCAAATAAAACTCATTTCCCTCCTGAAAATAAGCCAGCAATTGAGGAATTTGGTCGTGATGGCCCAACTTCTCTAAAATTTCTGCTTCCTTACAGAGTAAGCGGTGGGCAATTTTCCAGTGATTGAGGCCATCGCGCGCCAACCGCAATTGTTTGATAACGCATTTCGGCGTTCCCGGACGCTGGATATCCAGTGCGATGTAAGTTTGTCCGAAACCGCCCGAACTGAGATTTTGCAAAACTTGATAGCGCCCGCCCAAGGTCGTTGTCAGCATCTCTTGTTCTCGTTCCTCGAGTAGGTCTCGAAAATCATCTTGTTGGGCGATAATTTCCCGCACGATGGGGGAAGACGCATAAGACTTCATTGTTTCGCGCAGTCGTCGCTTGTGCAGCAACTCCTCCAGCGCCCCGAGCGTCGTACTGCCCGCCCCCCCGAGGACAATACCGATTAAAGGCACGGTTAGGGGTAGGATTTGGTAACTGCCAATATAGACAGAGTAAGCGATCGCGCTCCAAGCGATCGCACTGCCCGCCGTCCAAGCCAAGCGCATAGGCCAAAACTTGCGGCGACTGATAAAGAGACCGACCCCAAAAACCAACCCGAAAACCGCGATGCTTTTAGAGGTTGGAGTGGGCAGAAACTCAGCTATCGCTCGATGCTGCCAAAAAGTCGCAATCTCGTTGGCTTGCACTTCTACGCCCGACATGGCGTTCGAGAGGGGCGTAGGATGAAAATCTTTTAACGACGGGCTTGTCGGTCCGATTAAAACGATTTTGTCTCGAAAATACTTGCCGCCTTCTAGGTAAGAATTCCAATTTTCCGAGTCTAGCAAATCGACAA containing:
- a CDS encoding FecR family protein; its protein translation is MLRSIFLLSLWIACSTSPFLFPGAAKAQTALTRAVIESLRNRARLIPQNQAARAARASDAMRPGDAIATAASSTVDLRFNDRSLARLGEQAVFRFAPGTRSVDLSRGTLLLLATPGQGRTNVRTPNSAAGVRGSALFVRYIPETDTTLVGALTNSQIEVFNRDASDRVELRAGQMAAIVQDQIRSIYNFDLQTFYQTSPLVEDLNLTQLDAGTAPDEAMNQVRAEVQEGVETQTPVPLNSEIVNPDFTRMIPLPVVAGNPESDADFPEANATVVSFDPSEISVGLNRPNLVPNLATLGNPTNVRSLVAGGEIQTSLQRQGILVTSGGSANNNGCRGQGGCNRPNRSNRPSVPPGLDPLFVPPGLDPLFVPPGQVRKNP
- a CDS encoding serine/threonine-protein kinase, giving the protein MSGKQSFLSSTKNFPPKRPGQTLSIALRRIIKRVDTSSLLVSLLALSMAVATATESQSVQWLERQAQSLFQRFKPAIAPPKEIVIVAIDDYSLSQGERSLSSSPSLPHAGLLQRWPWRREAYAIVAQRLMEAGAKAVALDLMFDGPSLYGAEDDAKLRAVLQKYPGRIVLGAVYEEDQLRPGDLMQLTQPHERLRVPGLAVGSINYPLEADGRIHRFASQFPWLWAKQNPDLAQTFLDFVATVPSFARATLQAADVNYVSPKGDRIFFYGQSNTFEQISFVDLLDSENWNSYLEGGKYFRDKIVLIGPTSPSLKDFHPTPLSNAMSGVEVQANEIATFWQHRAIAEFLPTPTSKSIAVFGLVFGVGLFISRRKFWPMRLAWTAGSAIAWSAIAYSVYIGSYQILPLTVPLIGIVLGGAGSTTLGALEELLHKRRLRETMKSYASSPIVREIIAQQDDFRDLLEEREQEMLTTTLGGRYQVLQNLSSGGFGQTYIALDIQRPGTPKCVIKQLRLARDGLNHWKIAHRLLCKEAEILEKLGHHDQIPQLLAYFQEGNEFYLVEEFVDGYLLSRELSIEVALSEAQVVSILQDLLAILEFVHANDVIHRDLKPDNIIRRHSDRKLVLIDFGAVKEVSARVGETDEERHKTIAIGSRGYAPPEQTFGQPRFNSDIYALGMLAIRALTLLHPAKLNDNPETGEIAWEDKASVSPALKGILSKMIRSDFRDRYQSAAEVLNDLQPLIEALAMGSETTVCDAEKTSAIAPQNATWDPEAETIAFTEDTSA